From Sparus aurata chromosome 9, fSpaAur1.1, whole genome shotgun sequence, a single genomic window includes:
- the LOC115588441 gene encoding trace amine-associated receptor 13c-like, whose protein sequence is METLEETELCFPQLLNSSCRKPTRPHFETMLIYILLSFIALLTAALNLLVIISISHFKQLHTPTNLLLLSLAVSDFVVGLLMFFPIMLIDGCWFAGDFMCTLYQYLDYTIASASVGNMVLISVDRYVAICHPMHYYSEITQKRVQVCICLCWICSVIFQCLILKDIMKQPGRYHSCIGECIFLINYIAGLVDLTFSFIVPITVIVVLYMRIFVVAVSQARAMQAHIAAVTQSGKVSAKKSEMKAARTLGVVVVLFLICLLPYYCVALTGQDNLLNAASAAFVLWLYYFNSCLNPVVYAFCYPWLRKSIKLIVTFKILQPDSSELNIL, encoded by the exons ATGGAGACCTTGGAGGAAACTGAACTCTGCTTTCCACAACTCCTCAACAGCTCCTGCAGGAAGCCAACACGTCCTCACTTTGAAACCATGCTGATTTACATTCTGCTGTCCTTCATCGCTCTGCTCACTGCAGCTCTTAACCTGCTGGTCATCATCTCTATCTCCCACTTCAA GCAGCTCCACACCCCtaccaacctcctcctcctctcgctgGCTGTCTCAGATTTCGTTGTTGGCCTCCTCATGTTCTTTCCAATTATGCTAATAGATGGCTGCTGGTTCGCTGGTGACTTCATGTGTACTCTGTATCAGTATTTAGATTATACTATTGCCTCAGCTTCAGTAGGAAACATGGTGCTCATATCTGTTGACCGCTATGTAGCTATTTGTCATCCTATGCATTACTACagtgaaatcacacaaaaaagagtTCAGGTGTGTATATGTCTGTGTTGGATATGCTCTGTAATTTTTCAGTGTCTGATCCTGAAGGACATAATGAAACAACCAGGCAGGTATCACTCCTGCATTGGGGAGTGTATATTTTTAATTAACTACATTGCTGGACTTGTAGATCTCACGTTTTCCTTCATTGTTCCCattactgttattgttgttttgtatatgaGAATATTTGTAGTGGCTGTGTCTCAGGCTCGTGCCATGCAAGCTCATATTGCAGCTGTCACACAATCAGGGAAAGTATCTGCaaagaaatctgaaatgaaagcagccaggactcttggtgttgttgtagttttgtttCTAATATGTCTCTTACCATATTATTGTGTTGCTCTTACAGGCCAAGATAACTTGCTCAATGCTGCATCTGCAGCCTTTGTATTATGGTTGTATTATTTTAACTCCTGTCTAAATCCTGTGGTTTATGCCTTTTGTTATCCCTGGTTAAGAAAATCAATCAAGCTCATAGTTACATTTAAGATACTGCAGCCTGACTCCAGTGAGTTGAACATACTGTAG